One Vespula pensylvanica isolate Volc-1 chromosome 14, ASM1446617v1, whole genome shotgun sequence genomic window carries:
- the LOC122634115 gene encoding DNA replication licensing factor MCM4 — protein sequence MMSSPLGPPRSNRSASNDSGSNKGTPQKRPSNNTVETPLRWGSRRIQETIAGSSEGGSQIPVSSPNAPQQTSPLAPGMSEIDLSSPLNYGTPSSLGSIRTPRSGVRGTPIRQRTDIRTDKHMRQVNLSEPISEEPIIPGTSESENAGPQLVIWGTNVVVNRCKEQFKRFVLRFIDPEAENDELPENMILTEPLYLQKLEEIHTLEEPYLNINCAHLEIFDEQLYRQLICYPQEVIPTMDMAANEMFFERYPAAVLEHQIQVRPFNVSRTKSMRLLNPEDIDQLITVSGMVIRTSNIMPEMREAFFECIICGFSTLIEMDRGRIVEPTACTKCNNNYCFTLIHNRSHFSDKQMIKLQESPDDMPAGHTPHTVIIFAHNDLVDAVSPGDRVYVTGIYRAQPLRVNPRQSNVRAIYKTHIDVVHFRKHDSKRLYDQQEGKDHAFPPERVELLELLSQKEDVYERLARHIAPSIYENEDVKKGILLQLFGGTKKGEGIVRKKHFRSEINILLCGDPGTSKSQLLQFVFNLVPRSQYSNGKGSSAVGLTAYVTKDPETRQLVLQTGALVLADNGICCIDEFDKMNDSTRSILHEVMEQQTLSIAKAGIICQLNARTSILAAANPCGSQWNKHKTVIENVMLPHTLMSRFDLIFLMLDPQSEVFDRKLARHLVSLYYKTELEDEDEIIDMSILRDYIAFAKEHIHPTLNEESQQRLIQAYVDMRRVGSGRGQITAYPRQLESLIRLSEAHAKMRFSNVVEIGDVEEAWRLHREALKQSAIDPLSGKIDIGILTTGISSAARKRKFELIETLKKLIQSKSKTSMLNYQKIFAELRGASDVLVTREMFEDALKDLQDDGVLIVVGKNAIRIC from the exons ATGATGTCAAGCCCTTTAGGCCCACCTCGTTCCAACCGATCAGCAAGCAATGATAGCGGTTCTAATAAAG gAACTCCACAAAAAAGACCTAGCAACAATACAGTAGAAACTCCGTTACGATGGGGAAGTCGTCGTATTCAAGAGACGATCGCTGGGTCATCAGAAGGTGGTTCTCAAATACCTGTATCTTCTCCAAATGCACCACAACAAACAAGTCCACTTGCTCCAGGAATGAGTGAAATAGATTTATCATCTCCATTGAATTATGGTACACCTAGTTCCTTAGGATCTATTCGTACTCCACGAAGCGGTGTAAGAGGAACACCTATTAGGCAAAGAACAGATATCAGAACGGATAAACATATGCGTCAAGTTAATTTGTCTGAACCG aTATCTGAGGAACCAATTATTCCAGGTACTTCAGAAAGTGAAAATGCAGGTCCGCAATTAGTAATATGGGGTACGAATGTAGTAGTAAATCGTTGTAAAGAACAGTTCAAACGATTCGTGCTTCGCTTCATCGATCCAGAAGCTGAAAATGATGAGTTACCAGAAAACATGATTTTAACAGAAccattatatttacaaaagcTCGAAGAAATTCATACGTTAGAAGAACCATATCTGAATATAAATTGCGCGCATTTAGAGATTTTTGATGAGCAATTATATCGGCAATTAATATGCTATCCACAAGAAGTCATACCTACTATGGATATGGCAGCGAATGAAATGTTTTTCGAGAGATATCCAGCAGCAGTGTTAGAACACCAAATACAAGTACGGCCATTTAATGTTAGTAGAACTAAAAGTATGCGCTTGCTTAATCCAGAAGATATAGATCAGTTAATTACTGTTTCTGGTATGGTAATTAGAACATCTAATATCATGCCAGAGATGAGAGAAGCATTCTTTGAATGTATTATATGTGGATTCTCAACTTTGATAGAAATGGACCGAGGCCGTATAGTTGAGCCTACAGCTTGTACAAAatgtaacaataattattgttttacaTTGATTCACAATCGAAGCCACTTTTCTGATAAACAAATGATTAAATTACAAGAATCACCCGATGATATGCCTGCTGGACACACTCCCCATACTGTCATCATTTTTGCACATAATGATTTAGTTGATGCTGTTTCTCCTGGCGATAGAGTATATGTTACAGGAATATATCGTGCTCAACCATTACGCGTTAACCCAAGACAATCCAATGTGCGTGCTATTTATAAGACACACATTGATGTTGTTCATTTTAGGAAACATGATTCAAAAAGATTGTACGATCAGCAAGAAGGTAAAGATCATGCATTTCCACCTGAGAGAGTAGAacttttagaattattatcacAAAAGGAAGATGTTTATGAGAGATTAGCCAGACATATAGCACCAAgtatttatgaaaatgaagatgtGAAAAAGGGTATATTGCTTCAACTTTTTGGCGGTACAAAAAAAGGTGAAGGTATCGTcagaaagaaacattttcgttcggaaataaatatattactttgtGGCGATCCTGGTACCAGCAAATCACAGTTATTAcaatttgttttcaatttgGTGCCACGTTCACAATACAGTAATGGAAAAGGTTCTAGTGCTGTTGGTTTAACAGCTTATGTAACTAAAGATCCAGAAACTAGACAGTTAGTATTACAAACTGGTGCTTTGGTATTAGCAGACAACGGTATATGTTGCATAGAcgaatttgataaaatgaaCGATAGTACGCGTTCTATTTTGCACGAAGTTATGGAACAGCAGACCTTGAGTATTGCTAAAGCAGGCATTATTTGTCAATTAAACGCAAGAACAAGTATTTTAGCTGCTGCAAATCCATGTGGATCACAATGGAATAAACATAAAACG gTCATCGAGAACGTGATGTTACCTCATACGTTAATGTCTCGTTTCGATTTGATCTTTCTTATGTTAGATCCTCAAAGTGAAGTGTTTGATAGAAAATTAGCACGCCATTTGGTATctctttattataaaacagAATTAGAGGATGAAGACGAAATCATAGATATGAGTATACTTCGTGATTATATAGCATTTGCTAAGGAACACATTCATCCGACTCTCAACGAAGAGAGCCAACAGAGATTGATTCAAGCTTATGTCGATATGAGGAGAGTAGGTAGTGGTCGTGGACAAATTACTGCATATCCAAGACAATTAGAATCTTTAATACGATTATCTGAAGCTCATGCGAAAATGCGATTTAGTAATGTTGTAGAAATAGGAGATGTAGAAGAAGCCTGGAG gtTACATCGGGAAGCTTTAAAACAATCAGCTATTGATCCTTTAAGCGGTAAAATTGATATCGGTATCTTAACTACTGGAATTTCTTCAGCAGCTAGAAAacgaaaattcgaattaatcgaaactctgaaaaaattaattcaatcgaAAAGTAAAACATCTATGCTTAATTATCAGAAAATTTTTGCTGAACTGAGAGGGGCATCAGACGTg tTGGTGACACGTGAAATGTTTGAAGACGCTTTGAAAGATTTACAAGATGACGGGGTTTTAATTGTTGTTGGCAAAAATGCAATTCGTATAtgttaa